The Deinococcus aquaticus genomic interval CCGACACGCACTCCTTCCAGCCGACCACTGGCGCTATCCGCAGCCTCGCGCAGAGCCGCACACTGTTCGCCAACGGCGCGGGCCTGGAACCCTGGCTCCCCAAACTGAAAGCCAGTGCCCCGAGGGTCCCGGTCCGCGAACTGACCGCCGGCCTGAAACTTCATGAAGCCGGGCACGATGCCCACGGGGACGATCATGGGGACGAGCACGCCGGAGACGACCACGGTCCCCTCGACCCGCACGCCTGGTGGGACCCCACCCTGGCCGCCGGGTACGTGAAGAACGCCCAGGCCGCCCTGACGCAACTGGACCCCGCCGGGAAAACCACGTACGCGAACAACGCCGCCGCGTACCTGAAGAAACTCACGGCCGCCGACGCCGCCGCCAGAAAACAGTTCGCCAGCATTCCCGCCGCGCGGCGCGTGATCGTCACCAACCACGACAGTCTCGGGTACCTCGCGGAACGCTACGGCCTGCGCGTCGTCGGGGCTGTCATCCCCGGCGTCGGCACCGAACGCGAACCCAGCGCCCGTGAACTCGCGGCCCTGGCGCAGGCCATGAAGAAGGCCGGGGCGACCACCATCTTCACCGAGAACACCGTCAACGCCCGCCTTGCCCAGACCCTCGCCCGCGAAACCGGCGCGCGCGTCGCCCCGCCCCTGTACACCGACGCCCTGGGCCCCAGGGGCAGCAGCGGCGACACGTACCTGAAAGCACTGACGGCCAACGTGAACATCCTCGTCAAGGCCCTGAAAGGGTAAGCGGTGCGCGGGAAGCGGGACGCAGGAGAGAGATCTCTGCTGCGTCCCGCGTTCCTCATCCCGCCACCCACACTCCCCTTTTGATTCTGCGCTCGCAACATCAAGGCCACCGGAGGTATGCTGTTCTGATGCTGGGCGTCGAGAACCTCACCGTAAAATATGGCCCGCAGACGGCCCTGGAAAACGCCAGCGTGCGTTTCGAGGCGGGAACGTTCAGCGCCATCATCGGCCCGAACGGCGCGGGCAAGAGCACGCTGCTCAAGACGCTGGTCGGCCTGCTGCCCGACCACGCGGACGCCGTGAAATTCGACCCCGGCCACAGCGCCCGCTCGTGCATCAGTTACGTGCCGCAGCAGCAGACGCTCGACTGGGGCTTTCCCGTGACCGTGTGGGACGTCGCCATGATGGGCCGCACCGGCCGCCTGGGCTGGCTGCACTGGCCAGGACGCAAGGATAAACAGATCGTGGAAGGCGCCCTGAAAGAAACCGGGGTGTACGACCTGCGCTCGCGGCACATCGGGGCACTGTCCGGCGGGCAACGCCAGCGGGTGCTGCTGGCCCGCATGCTGGCCCGCCAGGGGCACCTGCTGCTGCTGGACGAACCCCTGACCGGCGTGGACGCCGCCACGCAGGAAACCCTGATGGCCCTGCTGCGCGCGCAGGCCGACCGAGGCCGAGCCGTCGTGATGGTCACGCACGACCTGGAACAGGCGCGGCGCTGGTGCGACCACCTGGTCCTCGTGAACCGCCGCGTGATCGCAGACGGCACGCCCGAGCAGGTGTACACCACGCAGAACATCGAGGCGACCTTCAGCACCAGCTTCCTGGGCCATACTCACGCCGAGGCGTGAGGCGGATAGGTGATGGTTGATAGTTGATGGAACACATACCCGCGCCGACCACCTTCCTGCACCTCCGAGGCTTCCCTTGCACCTGCTGACCGACCCCCTCCAGTTTGCCTTCTTCAACCGCGCGCTGATCGCCGTGGTCCTCGTCAGCGTCCTGTGCGCCCTGGTCGGCGCGTGGGTGGTCCTGCGCGGCCTGAGTTACATCGGGGACGCCATGAGCCACGCCGTGTTCCCCGGCATCGTCGGCGCGTTCCTGACCGGCGGGAACCTGCTGCTCGGCGCGCTGATCGCCGCCGTCCTCACGGCCCTGGGCATCGGCGCGGTCGGGCGGCAGAGCGGCCTGAAACAGGACAGCGCCATCGGCATCGTGTTCGTCGGCATGTTCGCCCTGGGCGTCGTGATGCTGTCCCGCGCGCCTACCTTTACCACCGACCTCAGCAATTTCCTGATCGGCAACCCGCTGGGCGTCACGCCCGCCGACCTGTGGGGCGCGCTGGCCGTCACGCTCGTCGTGGGCGGCATCCTGACCGCCGTGCAGAAGGAACTGCTGCTGGCCTCCTTCGACCCCACCGAAGCCCGCGCCGTGGGCCTCCCGGTGCGCCGCCTGGAAAGCCTGCTGCTGATCCTGATCGGCCTCGTCGTCGTCCTGACTGTGCAGCTCGTCGGCACGACCCTCAGCGTCAGCCTGCTCATCACGTCCAGCGCCGCCGCGCGCCTGCTGGCCCGCAGCCTCAAGAAAATGATGATGCTCGCCGCCGCGCTCGGCACCGTCGGCGGCGTGACGGGGCTGTACATCAGCTACTACGCCAACACCGCCCCCGGCGCGACCATCGTCCTCGTGAACACCGCCATCTTCCTGACCACAGTGGCGTTCCGGCGGCGGGAGTAGTCCCCCACCCCCGGCGCGGCGCGGCCCCCTTCCGAACTGGCAGGGGGCCGTGTTCATGCCCGCGCGGTATTCATGACCTCCCGGTTCCTGCCGTACCCTGTGCGTCATGACGAACTTGCAGCGTTTCACGGGCCGGACGGTACTCATCACGGGGGCGGGGGGCGGCATCGGCGCGGCCCTGGCGGGGCGGTACGCGGCCGAGGGAGCGCGCGTGGCCGTGAATGACCTGAACGCCGAGGCAGCGCAGGCGGTCGTGTCGGCCATCACGGCGGCGGGCGGGCAGGCGGTGAGCGTGCCGGGGGACGTGTCGGTGCGCGACAGGGTGGAGGCGATCTTCACGGCGGCCGAGGTGGCGCTGGGGCCGGTGGACGTGCTGGTGAACAACGCGGCCCTGACGAGTGACCAGCGGCACTTCCTGAAGGCCGATGAGGACTGGTGGGATCTGTTCCTGCGCGTGAATCTGAAGAGTGTGTTCCTGTGCTCTCACCGCGCGGCGACCGGCATGACGCGCCGCCGCCGGGGCGTGATCCTGAACGTGTCGAGTGGCGGCGCGACCCGCTCGCACCGGGGGTTCACGTCGTACGACGCAGCCAAGGGGGGCGTGGAGGCGTTCACGCGGGCGCTGGCGCTGGATCTCGCGCCTTACGGGGTGCGGGTGAACGGCATCACGCCGGGCTTCGTGAACACCTACGGCCTGGAAGGCGAGGACCTCGCGCAGCGCGAGAAAACCGTGCCGCTGGGCAGGTACGGCACGCCAGAGGACATGACGGGCGCGGCGGCGTTCCTGACCTCGGACGACGCGGCGTACATCACGGGGCAGTTCGTGGTGATCGACGGGGGCGTGCTGGTACAGCAGCGCAGCGCGAACGTGGACACCTTCCCTCTCAGCAACTTCCCGGACGTACCCGCCGAAGGGTGAGGGAGCCACTGGGCAGCTCTGACTGGTGTGGAATCAGTTGAATCCCACATGAGCGGAGCAGAACACCCCTCACCCCAGCCCTCTCCCCAAGGGAGAGGGAGTCGCAGACCTGCGAAGCAGTGAAGCACAGCGCCGGAAGGGTGAGGGGTTCCTCCGCCATCCGGCGCATGCTCCGGCCGCGCCACGCGTGGTACGGTCTGCTCTGACCGCCGGGGTTGCCCGGCTGCTCTGCCCTCCGCTCATTCAAAGGACCCCCCTGCCTTGCGTCTGTAACCCCTGACTGCCGTGTTCCGAGTTGCCGCCTGCCGCGTGTGGGCTGGCCTGTCCCGTCGGGGGGATCAACTGATGCTGATGTTGAGTGGGGTCGCGCGTTCATTCGCGGACCGGGTGGTGTTTTCGGGTGTGGAGCTGACCGTGGGGGCCGGGGAGCGGCTGGCGCTGGTCGGCGAGAACGGCAGTGGCAAGAGCACGCTGCTGCGCGTGCTGGCAGGACTGGACGTGCCGGATGTGGGCGTGGTGACACGCGCAGGCCGGGTGGCATTGCTGGCGCAGGCGCAGTCACTGGGCGGGTCAGTGCTGGAGGCGGTGACGCCCCCGGCGCTGGCCGGGGCACAGGTGGCGTTCGATGCGGCGTCGGCGGCGCTTTCGGACGGCTCGGAGGCGGCGCTGCTGGCCTTCGCGGACGCCGAGGAAGCGTTCCGGCTGGCGGGCGGGTACGACTTCGCGGGGCGTGCGGCGGCGGTGCTGGCCGGGCTGGGCCTGGACGCCCCGGCGCGGGCGGACCGGCTGTCGGGTGGGCAGGCGCGGCGGGTGCTGCTGGCGGCGCTGCTGCTGTCCCCGGCGGACGTGTACCTGCTGGACGAACCCACGAATCACCTGGATGCGGACGGCGCGGCGTGGCTGCGGGACTGGATTCTGGCGTCGGGCGCGGCGTTCGTGCTGGCCAGTCACGACCGGGCGTTCCTGGATGAGGTGGCGACCGGGGTGGCCGAACTGGAGCGCGGCACGCTGAGCGTGTACCCCGGGAACTACTCAGAGGCAATGGCGCTGAAGGCCACGTTGCGGGAAGCGCAGGCGCGCGACTTCGAGGCGTACCGCCGCAAGCGGACGGCGCTGGATGAGGAGCGGGCGCGGCGGGCCAGCAAGGCCCGGAGTGCCGGGCGGTACAACCACCGGCGGTCCAGTGACGGGGACAAGCTACTGGCGAAGGGCAAGGCGCAGAACGCGCAGGGAGTGAATGCCTCGGTGGCCCGGCGGCTGGAACGGCAGATCGAACGGGCGGCCGCGTCCGCCACGCCGAAACCCCACGAGGATCACCGCCACGTGCGGCTGACATTGCCGCCGGTCGTGCCGGGGCCGCTGGAGGTGCTGACCGTCCGCGACCTGAGCGTGGCGCGGGGGGCAGAGGCGGTGCTGTCGGGCGTGACCCTGCATGTGCGCCGGGGGGACCGGGTGGCCCTGACCGGCCCGAACGGTGGGGGCAAGAGCACGCTGCTGCGCGCCCTGCTGGGCGAATTGCCGCACGCAGGGTCGGTGACGTGGGGCGCGGGCCTGACAGTCAGTCTGATCGGGCAGCACGGCGAGGAACTGCTCGGGCTGGGCACGGTGGGGGACGCACTGCTGGATGCGAACCCCCTGCTGACGCCGCATCAGTTGCATGAGGTCGCGGCGGCGCTGGAGGTCCCAGGCGGCCCGGTCTTGCCCTTGTCTGGGCTGTCGGGTGGGCAGCGCACCCGCCTGAGCCTCGCGCGATTGAGCGTGACGCGCGCGCAGGTGCTGCTGCTGGACGAACCCACCAACCACCTGGACGTGCGGGCCATCGAGGCGCTCGAAGCGCTGCTGCTGGACTTTCCGGGCACAGTGCTGCTCGCCAGTCACGACCGGCGGCTGGTGGGGCGGGTCGCCACGCGCGAGTGGCGTGTGGGGGGCGGTGGGGTGCGGGAAGACTGAATTCGCAGACATGAAAAAGAGGCCGCCCGCACGCGGCCTCCCCTTCTCGTCCTGCGTCTGGGTTCAGTTCAGGCGCTTGACGCGTTCGGTCGGGTCGGGGGTGACGGTGCTGCTCGTCAGGAACGCGCGGAAGGCGTCGATGTCCAGGTCGCCGCCCAGGCGGTTCGTGCCCTTGGCGAGCGCGGTGAAGCCGTCGCCGCCGTCGGCGAGGAAGTTGTTCACGACGACGCGGTAGCTGGCGGCGGGGTCGAGGGCCTGCCCGCCAAGTTTGATGTCGCTGACCTTCTCGCCCTTGGGTTTGGCGTTGTCCCAGGTGTACGTGAAGCCCCGGCTGACCTGCAGGATGCGGTTGCTGCCGGCGGAGGGGTTGTCGAACTGCTGCTCGAGCGCTTCCTTGATCTGCGCGCCGGTCAGGGTGATGACGGTCAGGATGTTCCCGAAGGGCTGCACGGTGAACGCGTCGCCGTACGTGACCTGCTTGCTGGCGTTGGGGACGTTCACGGGCAGGTCGGCGCGGATGCCGCCCGGGTTCATGAAGGCGATCACGGCGCCGCCCTT includes:
- a CDS encoding SDR family NAD(P)-dependent oxidoreductase, encoding MTNLQRFTGRTVLITGAGGGIGAALAGRYAAEGARVAVNDLNAEAAQAVVSAITAAGGQAVSVPGDVSVRDRVEAIFTAAEVALGPVDVLVNNAALTSDQRHFLKADEDWWDLFLRVNLKSVFLCSHRAATGMTRRRRGVILNVSSGGATRSHRGFTSYDAAKGGVEAFTRALALDLAPYGVRVNGITPGFVNTYGLEGEDLAQREKTVPLGRYGTPEDMTGAAAFLTSDDAAYITGQFVVIDGGVLVQQRSANVDTFPLSNFPDVPAEG
- a CDS encoding metal ABC transporter permease — translated: MHLLTDPLQFAFFNRALIAVVLVSVLCALVGAWVVLRGLSYIGDAMSHAVFPGIVGAFLTGGNLLLGALIAAVLTALGIGAVGRQSGLKQDSAIGIVFVGMFALGVVMLSRAPTFTTDLSNFLIGNPLGVTPADLWGALAVTLVVGGILTAVQKELLLASFDPTEARAVGLPVRRLESLLLILIGLVVVLTVQLVGTTLSVSLLITSSAAARLLARSLKKMMMLAAALGTVGGVTGLYISYYANTAPGATIVLVNTAIFLTTVAFRRRE
- a CDS encoding metal ABC transporter solute-binding protein, Zn/Mn family produces the protein MKRPALLIPALLLAACAAPTAGAAPLQVSATTTIIADFVQAVGGSRVQVNVIVPAGADTHSFQPTTGAIRSLAQSRTLFANGAGLEPWLPKLKASAPRVPVRELTAGLKLHEAGHDAHGDDHGDEHAGDDHGPLDPHAWWDPTLAAGYVKNAQAALTQLDPAGKTTYANNAAAYLKKLTAADAAARKQFASIPAARRVIVTNHDSLGYLAERYGLRVVGAVIPGVGTEREPSARELAALAQAMKKAGATTIFTENTVNARLAQTLARETGARVAPPLYTDALGPRGSSGDTYLKALTANVNILVKALKG
- a CDS encoding metal ABC transporter ATP-binding protein, whose amino-acid sequence is MLGVENLTVKYGPQTALENASVRFEAGTFSAIIGPNGAGKSTLLKTLVGLLPDHADAVKFDPGHSARSCISYVPQQQTLDWGFPVTVWDVAMMGRTGRLGWLHWPGRKDKQIVEGALKETGVYDLRSRHIGALSGGQRQRVLLARMLARQGHLLLLDEPLTGVDAATQETLMALLRAQADRGRAVVMVTHDLEQARRWCDHLVLVNRRVIADGTPEQVYTTQNIEATFSTSFLGHTHAEA
- a CDS encoding ABC-F family ATP-binding cassette domain-containing protein, which translates into the protein MELTVGAGERLALVGENGSGKSTLLRVLAGLDVPDVGVVTRAGRVALLAQAQSLGGSVLEAVTPPALAGAQVAFDAASAALSDGSEAALLAFADAEEAFRLAGGYDFAGRAAAVLAGLGLDAPARADRLSGGQARRVLLAALLLSPADVYLLDEPTNHLDADGAAWLRDWILASGAAFVLASHDRAFLDEVATGVAELERGTLSVYPGNYSEAMALKATLREAQARDFEAYRRKRTALDEERARRASKARSAGRYNHRRSSDGDKLLAKGKAQNAQGVNASVARRLERQIERAAASATPKPHEDHRHVRLTLPPVVPGPLEVLTVRDLSVARGAEAVLSGVTLHVRRGDRVALTGPNGGGKSTLLRALLGELPHAGSVTWGAGLTVSLIGQHGEELLGLGTVGDALLDANPLLTPHQLHEVAAALEVPGGPVLPLSGLSGGQRTRLSLARLSVTRAQVLLLDEPTNHLDVRAIEALEALLLDFPGTVLLASHDRRLVGRVATREWRVGGGGVRED